In Patagioenas fasciata isolate bPatFas1 chromosome 20, bPatFas1.hap1, whole genome shotgun sequence, a genomic segment contains:
- the LRRC8A gene encoding volume-regulated anion channel subunit LRRC8A: MIPVTELRYFADTQPAYRILKPWWDVFTDYISIVMLMIAVFGGTLQVTQDKMICLPCKWVTKDSCNDSVRGWTAATPERTYYNSSLVPSTDTGPMGIRYDLDRHQYNYVDAVCYENRLHWFAKYFPYLVLLHTLIFLACSNFWFKFPRTSSKLEHFVSILLKCFDSPWTTRALSETVVEESDTKPAFGKMNGSMDKKSSTVSEDVEATVPMLQRTKSRIEQGIVDRSETGVLDKKEGEQAKALFEKVKKFRTHVEEGDIVYRLYMRQTIIKVIKFILIICYTVYYVNNITFDVDCKVDIESLTGYRMYRCAHPLATLFKILASFYISLVIFYGLICMYTLWWMLRRSLKKYSFESIREESSYSDIPDVKNDFAFMLHLIDQYDPLYSKRFAVFLSEVSENKLRQLNLNNEWTLEKLRQRITKNSQDKLELHLFMLSGIPDTVFDLIELEVLKLELIPDVTIPPSIAQLTSLKELWLYHTAAKIEAPALAFLRENLKSLHIKFTDIKEIPLWIYSLKTLEELHLTGNLSAENNRYIVIDGLRELKRLKVLRLKSNLTKLPQVVTDVGVHLQKLSINNEGTKLIVLNSLKKMVNLTELELIRCDLERIPHSIFSLHNLQEIDLKDNNLKTIEEIISFQHLHRLTCLKLWYNHIAYIPMQIGNLTNLERLYLNRNKIDKIPTQLFYCRKLRYLDLSHNNLTSIPPDVGLLQNLQNLAVTANRIESLPPELFQCRKLRTLHLGNNVLQSLPSRVGELTNLSQIELRGNRLECLPVELGECPLLKRSGLVVEEDLFNTLPLEVKERLWRADKEQA; encoded by the exons ATGATTCCAGTCACTGAACTGCGCTACTTTGCGGACACTCAGCCAGCGTATCGCATCCTGAAGCCATGGTGGGACGTCTTCACAGACTACATTTCCATAGTGATGCTGATGATTGCGGTGTTTGGAGGGACGCTTCAGGTCACCCAGGACAAAATGATTTGTTTGCCCTGTAAATGGGTTACCAAAGACTCTTGCAATGACTCGGTCAGAGGCTGGACAGCTGCAACCCCGGAGCGTACCTACTATAACTCCAGTCTCGTTCCCTCTACTGATACAGGGCCGATGGGGATCCGGTATGATTTGGACCGGCACCAGTATAACTATGTGGATGCGGTGTGTTATGAGAACCGTCTTCACTGGTTTGCCAAGTATTTTCCTTATCTGGTGCTGCTACATACTCTCATCTTCCTGGCTTGTAGCAACTTCTGGTTCAAATTCCCAAGGACCAGCTCCAAGCTGGAGCATTTTGTGTCTATTTTGCTTAAGTGTTTTGACTCTCCGTGGACAACGAGGGCATTATCTGAGACAGTGGTGGAGGAGAGTGATACCAAGCCAGCATTTGGGAAAATGAATGGCTCCATGGACAAGAAATCCTCCACAGTTAGCGAGGATGTGGAAGCCACTGTTCCCATGCTGCAGAGAACAAAGTCTCGGATTGAGCAAGGGATTGTGGACCGGTCTGAGACTGGTGTCTTGGACAAAAAGGAAGGCGAGCAGGCCAAAGCACTCTTTGAAAAAGTCAAAAAGTTCCGCACGCACGTGGAAGAGGGAGATATAGTTTATCGCCTCTACATGAGACAGACCATCATCAAAGTGATCAAGTTCATTCTGATCATCTGCTATACTGTTTACTATGTCAACAACATAACGTTTGATGTTGACTGTAAAGTGGACATTGAGAGCTTGACTGGCTACAGGATGTACCGCTGTGCTCATCCTTTGGCCACTCTCTTCAAAATCTTGGCATCTTTCTACATCAGTTTGGTGATATTCTATGGCTTGATCTGCATGTACACGCTCTGGTGGATGCTGAGGCGATCGCTCAAGAAATATTCCTTTGAGTCCATCCGGGAGGAGAGCAGTTACAGCGACATTCCTGATGTGAAAAATGACTTTGCTTTTATGCTCCATCTGATCGATCAGTATGACCCCCTGTATTCCAAGCGCTTTGCCGTCTTTCTGTCGGAGGTGAGTGAGAACAAACTGCGGCAGCTGAACCTCAACAATGAGTGGACTTTGGAGAAGCTGCGCCAGAGGATCACCAAGAACTCCCAAGATAAGCTGGAACTGCATCTTTTCATGTTGAGTGGCATTCCTGACACAGTCTTTGACCTCATTGAGCTGGAGGTCTTGAAGCTGGAGCTTATCCCCGATGTCACTATTCCCCCAAGCATTGCTCAGCTCACCAGCCTTAAGGAACTGTGGCTCTACCACACAGCTGCCAAAATTGAGGCTCCAGCCCTTGCCTTTTTGAGGGAGAACTTGAAATCTCTCCACATCAAGTTCACAGACATAAAGGAGATTCCTCTTTGGATTTATAGCCTGAAGACACTAGAGGAGCTTCATCTGACTGGGAATTTGAGTGCCGAAAACAATCGGTACATTGTGATAGATGGACTGAGGGAGCTGAAGAGACTGAAGGTGTTACGGTTGAAGAGTAACCTCACCAAGCTGCCGCAGGTGGTGACAGATGTTGGTGTGCATCTTCAGAAGCTTTCCATCAACAACGAGGGCACAAAGCTCATTGTTCTCAACAGCCTTAAGAAAATGGTCAACTTGACGGAGCTTGAGCTGATCCGTTGTGACTTGGAACGCATTCCTCACTCCATCTTTAGCCTCCACAATCTGCAGGAGATAGACCTGAAGGACAATAACCTAAAGACCATTGAAGAAATCATCAGCTTCCAGCACTTACATCGTCTCACTTGCCTTAAATTGTGGTACAACCACATCGCCTACATCCCCATGCAAATAGGCAATTTAACTAATTTAGAGCGTCTTTACCTGAATCGTAACAAGATAGACAAGATCCCTACCCAGCTCTTCTATTGCCGGAAACTTCGGTACCTGGAtctcagccacaacaatctgacTTCCATACCCCCAGATGTTGGACTTCTTCAAAACCTGCAGAATCTGGCTGTGACGGCCAACAGG attgAGAGTCTCCCACCAGAGTTGTTCCAGTGCAGGAAACTGAGAACCTTGCACCTGGGAAACAATGTGCTGCAGTCACTCCCATCCCGGGTCGGAGAGCTGACAAATCTGTCACAAATAGAGCTACGAGGGAACCGCTTGGAGTGCCTGCCGGTGGAGCTGGGAGAGTGTCCTCTGCTGAAACGCAGTGGGCTTGTGGTAGAGGAGGACCTGTTCAACACGCTGCCCTTGGAAGTCAAAGAGCGGCTGTGGAGGGCAGACAAAGAGCAAGCCTGA
- the PHYHD1 gene encoding phytanoyl-CoA dioxygenase domain-containing protein 1, translating to MASVTQQQIQKFHEDGFLVLENFFTAEECDSMRNQIGRIVAGMEVPPHCRTAFSTKEDEQLQAQGSSDYFLTSGDKIRFFFEKGVLDERGNFLIPKEKSVSKIGHALHAYDPVFKQITHSTKVQELGRKLGLERPVVVQSMYIFKQPGIGGEVTPHQDATFLHTEPLGRILGFWIALEDATRDNGCLWFIPGSHTGGISRRMVRAASGSSTCVEFVGSEPAYDDSQFIPLPINKGGLILIHGEVVHKSELNSSESSRHAFTFHVMEAKDTSWSKENWLQPTPELPFPSLYT from the exons ATGGCGTCTGTGACCCAGCAGCAGATCCAAAAG TTCCATGAGGACGGCTTCCTCGTCCTAGAGAACTTTTTCACCGCGGAGGAGTGtgacagcatgaggaaccagatcGGGAGGATCGTAGCGGGGATGGAAGTGCCGCCGCACTGCCGCACCGCCTTCTCCACCAAGGAAGACGAGCAGCTCCAGGCACAG GGTAGCTCAGATTATTTCCTAACCAGTGGGGACAAGATCAGATTCTTCTTCGAGAAAGGCGTTTTGGATGAGAGAG gtAACTTTCTAATTCCAAAGGAGAAATCCGTCAGCAAGATTGGCCACG CATTACATGCTTATGATCCTGTCTTCAAGCAAATCACCCACTCCACCAAGGTGCAG GAATTGGGAAGAAAACTGGGCCTTGAGAGACCAGTAGTTGTGCAAAGCATGTATATCTTCAAG CAACCTGGCATTGGTGGTGAAG TGACCCCGCACCAGGACGCCACCTTCCTGCACACGGAGCCCCTGGGCAGGATCCTGGGGTTCTGGATCGCCCTGGAAGACGCCACGCGGGACAACGGCTGCTTGTGGTTCATCCCTGGCTCCCACACCG GTGGCATTTCCCGGAGAATGGTCCGTGCAGCATCAGGTTCCTCAACGTGTGTCGAGTTTGTAGGGTCAGAGCCGGCCTACGACGACAGCCAGTTCATACCTCTGCCTATAAATAAAG GTGGACTCATCCTCATCCACGGTGAGGTCGTCCATAAGAGTGAACTGAACAGCTCGGAGTCTTCTCGCCACGCGTTCACCTTCCACGTGATGGAAGCCAAAGACACCAGCTGGAGCAAAGAGAACTG gctccagcccactcctgagctgCCTTTCCCATCGCTCTACACTTGA
- the DOLK gene encoding dolichol kinase, which yields MLNKPVLVESLIVFVIVLSVHAVVWDRYSWCAVALAVQAFYIQFKWDRLLQAGGAVFQFRAAANSGLLPASMVVPLLGIAMKERCKSAGIVYFERFGIVVASTGMLVALFLSVIAVGITKPVPTNTCILTGVAGSIIIYTMKHSLTVSEVIEVLEVLLIFVYLSMILLYLLPRCFTPGEALLVLGGISFVLNQLIKRSLNVTEGKGDPIDFFLLVAVVGVVLLGLFFTVLFIFMDSGTWISSLFFHMMTAVLGLGVIMPWLYRLIQRNPLFWLLQFLFQTQTRVYLLVYWTFLAASACGVVFYQNAKRSSESKKHQASTITRKYFHFIVVATYVPGLIYDRQLLYIASVLCLAVFIFLEYIRYFRIKPFGQTLRHLLSLFLDERDSGPLILTHIYLLLGMSLPVWLFPRSCAPKGTLSGAGALVPYSGVLAVGVGDSIASVFGSTMGEIKWPGTKKTFEGTMTSIFAQIIAVALILIFDSSVNLNSSYAWILASVSLVSLLEAYTTQIDNLLLPLYLQIMFMV from the coding sequence ATGTTAAACAAGCCGGTGCTGGTGGAATCCCTGATCGTGTTCGTCATCGTTCTCTCGGTGCACGCGGTGGTGTGGGACCGGTACTCCTGGTGCGCCGTCGCTCTCGCCGTCCAGGCTTTTTACATCCAGTTCAAATGGGACCGTTTGCTGCAGGCAGGGGGGGCCGTGTTCCAGTTCCGCGCAGCAGCCAACAGCGGGCTCCTGCCGGCCAGCATGGTCGTCCCCTTGCTGGGGATAGCCATGAAGGAGAGGTGCAAGTCAGCCGGCATCGTGTACTTCGAACGTTTCGGCATAGTCGTGGCTTCCACGGGCATGCTGGTTGCTCTCTTTTTATCTGTAATAGCAGTTGGCATCACAAAACCCGTGCCAACCAACACTTGCATACTGACCGGTGTTGCTGGCAGTATAATTATCTATACCATGAAGCATTCTCTGACTGTTTCAGAAGTGATAGAGGTGCTAGAAGTGCTGCTCATTTTTGTCTACCTCAGTATGATCTTGCTGTACTTGTTGCCTCGATGTTTTACTCCTGGAGAAGCGCTGCTGGTTCTCGGAGGTATAAGTTTTGTCCTCAATCAGCTCATTAAACGCTCGCTGAATGTAACCGAGGGCAAAGGTGATCCCATAGACTTTTTCCTTCTGGTAGCAGTCGTTGGAGTTGTTCTTCTTGGGCTTTTTTTCACTGTCCTCTTCATTTTCATGGATTCGGGTACGTGGATCTCGTCACTGTTTTTCCACATGATGACAGCAGTGCTGGGCTTAGGGGTCATCATGCCCTGGCTCTACCGCCTGATCCAGAGGAACCCTTTGTTCTGGCTCCTCCAGTTTCTCTTTCAGACACAGACAAGAGTTTACCTTCTTGTATATTGGACCTTTTTGGCTGCTTCAGCGTGTGGCGTAGTTTTCTACCAGAACGCTAAGAGATCATCTGAATCGAAAAAACACCAGGCCTCGACTATAACcaggaaatatttccatttcattGTTGTAGCTACTTACGTTCCCGGACTGATCTATGACCGCCAGCTTCTCTACATCGCTTCAGTGCTGTGTCTGGCAGTGTTTATCTTCTTAGAGTATATTCGGTACTTCAGGATCAAACCGTTTGGCCAAACCCTTAGGCATTTGCTGTCTCTCTTCTTGGACGAAAGAGACAGCGGACCTCTAATCTTGACTCATATTTATCTCCTCCTTGGCATGTCCCTCCCAGTGTGGTTGTTCCCCAGATCTTGTGCTCCTAAAGGCACCTTGTCTGGGGCAGGAGCTCTGGTCCCCTACTCGGGGGTGCTGGCGGTAGGGGTAGGAGACTCGATTGCCTCTGTTTTTGGCAGCACAATGGGGGAAATCAAATGGCCAGGAACCAAGAAGACCTTTGAAGGGACAATGACATCTATTTTTGCTCAGATCATTGCTGTGGCTCTTATTCTGATCTTTGACAGCAGCGTGAATCTGAACTCCAGCTACGCCTGGATTCTGGCATCTGTGAGCTTAGTTTCTCTTTTGGAAGCGTACACCACCCAAATCGATAATCTGCTGTTGCCTCTCTACCTCCAGATAATGTTTATGGTATGA